One Spea bombifrons isolate aSpeBom1 chromosome 1, aSpeBom1.2.pri, whole genome shotgun sequence DNA window includes the following coding sequences:
- the TMEM8B gene encoding transmembrane protein 8B, whose translation MRLRGGGSGGPGYFVLLLAGLADGLFVTDYFTRTPRKLNPFRSVGSVELFHFHVPEDTVIAVWNLITFKEQGGTFGDNCPDRSVTVYFRAGAPPVINPLGAHFPRDTAVPGSFTLTLTWTLPNRTTGIFNITSPLPGDWFLAAHLPKDKGKITIKGLHDECQYLFQPQLIVQRAVGVPVLYPGHVTEQMLPAYNRSALYKVFIPQFTSGLAVRLLGCRAGLRMSDGCPLLLRLRAKAPPLHNSSSQDCPSPAGCQLLLPLPLWQHWYYVLVERTGSAGSAIYFQLTAQLQDCSRPGLSRASNSPNSALNMPQSFGAAGGLASLEGLPSPGVSLLTGNVSWADSTILLPSCWPIRPTLRNELDTFSVHFYIFFGPNVSVPPERPAVFSINLLPVLDSGGVLNLEIRLNSSSAQGENLTVFGCLNHGVPLLSGDNTSVTCMTDSLSGFALSVNTSDPVSRLRIPYPQTGTWYLSLRSLCTSEHGWRSCGNVSAELNLRTYLSPCINECGPYGQCKLLRTNNYLYAACECRAGWSGWGCTDNAQAFTYGFQLLSTLLLCLSNLMFLPPVLIALRSHYLLEASVYIFTMFFSTFYHACDQPGIVVFCIMEYDVLQFCDFLGSLMSVWVTVISMARLQPIIKQVLYLLGAMLLSMALQLDRHGLWNLLGPSLFAVGIMAVAWTFRTIRRRHCYPPTWKRWLFYLCPGILIASSAVALYAFVETEENYFYIHSIWHMLIAGSVGFLLPPRAKPDGRVAPLARRKGCGYHLCVNEQEELGLVDPGSVSINSICTS comes from the exons ACGGGCTTTTTGTCACTGATTACTTCACTCGGACTCCCCGGAAGCTGAACCCTTTCCGTTCCGTGGGCAGCGTGGAACTCTTTCACTTCCACGTCCCGGAGGACACGGTCATCGCTGTGTGGAACCTGATCACCTTCAAGGAGCAAGGGGGCACCTTTGGGGATAACTGCCCCGACCGCAGCGTCACGGT GTATTTCCGAGCCGGAGCGCCCCCTGTCATCAACCCTCTAGGTGCTCACTTTCCACGAGACACGGCCGTCCCCGGGTCATTTACACTCACACTTACGTGGACTTTACCAAACAGAACCACCGGCATCTTCAACATCACCAGCCCTCTCCCCGGGGACTGGTTCTTGGCGGCTCATCTCCCAAAGGACAAGGGGAAGATAACCATCAAG GGGTTACACGATGAATGCCAGTACTTGTTCCAGCCCCAGCTCATTGTCCAGAGGGCCGTCGGTGTGCCGGTGCTGTACCCGGGACACGTCACGGAGCAGATGCTGCCGGCTTACAATCGCTCTGCCCTGTACAA GGTATTTATTCCCCAGTTCACCTCGGGGTTGGCCGTTCGCCTCCTGGGATGCCGCGCCGGGCTGCGCATGTCTGATGGCTGCCCCCTGCTCCTGAGACTCCGTGCCAAGGCCCCCCCTCTGCACAACTCGTCCAGCCAGGACTGCCCCTCCCCCGCGGGGTGCCAGCTGCTCCTGCCCCTGCCCCTGTGGCAGCACTGGTACTACGTGCTGGTGGAGAGAACGGGCTCCGCGGGCTCCGCCATCTACTTCCAACTCACCGCCCAGCTGCAAG ACTGTTCCCGTCCTGGCCTGTCTCGGGCTTCTAACAGCCCCAACTCTGCTCTGAACATGCCTCAGTCGTTCGGAGCGGCGGGTGGTCTGGCTTCGTTAGAGGGTCTTCCCTCCCCGGGCGTCTCTCTGCTAACGGGTAACGTGTCCTGGGCGGACAGCACCATCCTCCTGCCGTCCTGCTGGCCGATCCGACCCACCCTGAGGAACGAGCTGGACACGTTCTCCGTCCACTTCTACATATTCTTCGGCCCCAACGTGTCCGTTCCCCCCGAGCGGCCGGCCGTGTTCAGCATCAACCTCCTGCCCGTGCTGGACAGCGGGGGCGTCCTGAACCTGGAGATCAGGCTGAACAGC TCCTCTGCCCAGGGGGAGAACCTCACGGTGTTCGGATGCCTGAATCACGGGGTCCCTCTGCTGTCCGGAGACAACACCTCCGTCACCTGCATGACAG ACTCCCTGTCTGGCTTTGCTCTGTCCGTGAACACGTCGGATCCCGTGAGCCGTCTCCGGATTCCGTACCCTCAGACCGGGACGTGGTATCTCAGTCTGCGCTCTCTTTGTACCTCGGAACACGG GTGGCGTTCGTGCGGTAACGTCAGTGCTGAGCTGAACCTGCGTACCTACCTGTCTCCGTGTATCAACGAGTGCGGCCCCTACGGACAGTGCAAACTCCTTCGAACCAACAACTACCTGTACGCGGCCTGCGAGTGCAGAGCAG GCTGGAGCGGCTGGGGCTGCACGGATAACGCTCAGGCCTTCACGTATGGATTCCAGCTCCTCTCCACGTTGCTCCTGTGCCTCAGCAACCTCATGTTCCTGCCCCCTGTCCTCATCGCCCTGCGCAGCCACTACCTCCTGGAGGCGTCCGTCTACATATTCACCATGTTCTTCTCCACG TTCTATCACGCCTGCGACCAGCCCGGGATTGTGGTCTTCTGTATCATGGAATATGACGTTCTCCAGTTCTGTGACTTCCTGGGCTCCCTCATGTCGGTTTGGGTGACCGTCATCAGCATGGCAAGACTGCAGCCCATCATCAAACAG GTGCTGTATTTGCTGGGGGCGATGCTTCTCTCTATGGCTCTGCAGCTTGATCGCCACGGCTTGTGGAACCTCCTGGGGCCCAGCCTGTTCGCTGTGGGCATTATGGCGGTTGCCTGG ACTTTCAGGACCATCCGCAGGCGACACTGTTACCCCCCCACGTGGAAGCGCTGGCTCTTCTACCTCTGCCCGGGGATACTCATCGCCAGCTCCGCCGTGGCCCTCTATGCCTTTGTCGAGACAGAGGAAAACTACTTCTATATCCACAGCATCTGGCACATGCTGATTGCAGGGAGCGTGGGGTTCCTCCTGCCGCCACGTGCCAAGCCCGATGGGAGAGTGGCCCCTCTGGCCCGGAGGAAGGGCTGCGGGTACCACCTGTGCGTGAACGAGCAGGAGGAGCTGGGTCTGGTGGATCCTGGATCTGTCTCCATAAACAGCATCTGCACCAGTTGA
- the GGT6 gene encoding glutathione hydrolase 6, which produces MAPLRQEVRYHKVQEAESEDPEEVAVRIYRQSSPRVERSQYAEICLRVFAAILLLAVAAGLVLYEVKFGKVEPGAAFHRPPGSAERSWNASLWADISADYQHDGQGVESHGHEEPSSHQQEDLEEDDHEGHGSHQIEDPEEDGHEGHGSHQIEDPEEDGHEGHGSHQIEDPEEDGHEGHGSHQIEDTEEDGHEGHGSHQIEDTEEDGHEGHGSHQKEDPEEDGHGGHGSHHDESLEKQELLPAGHRHSAGTYHQAAIVTDSETCSRIGRELLASGGNVVDAGIAAAFCLAVVHPHSTSLGGIFSSIYYNGTSYTASALNAIPREASPTAHGIPHVLQGLRELHRQYGQKPWAQLTGAAIRLAKQGFLVDAALAAALEGKRHAVLSSVGLCSLFCESDNRVKGVGATVRNPKLGDILEQVATSMTDSSLPGSLIQSLAGDIPETDREAFMKALSKNNLRTEDPVTLHFQEMTLYSTPGPTAGTILTETLKETYRQMALLENSTTVHQDYQVLLNASMATYNKAGGSPRGSSGSPDTGRPAPVGSNVVVADERGAVFVMSLTINSTFGSGFISPSTGILLSDFACASQPSPPSSLTFWACPSVLFHAAEEDVMGLGATGGSSVPFSAAQVIFTHLVLQKELSVAVQGPPVDGIQGNAGGWYEYFGLAERRAESHGGEYPMAVVAAEVHAEHVHVAKSHGHCCFPDGL; this is translated from the exons ATGGCTCCTCTGCGGCAGGAGGTCCGATATCACAAAGTGCAGGAGGCAGAGAGCGAAGACCCTGAGGAGGTGGCAGTGCGCATATATCG ACAGTCGTCCCCGCGCGTGGAGCGCTCTCAGTACGCGGAGATCTGCCTCCGAGTCTTCGCTGCCATCCTGTTATTAGCTGTAGCTGCCGGCCTCGTCTTGTATGAAGTGAAGTTTGGCAAAGTAGAGCCAGGGGCCGCATTTCATAGGCCGCCAGGGTCTGCTGAACGCTCGTGGAACGCTAGTCTGTGGGCAGACATATCGGCAGACTATCAGCATGACGGCCAAGGTGTAGAAAGCCACGGACATGAGGAACCCAGCAGCCACCAACAGGAAGATCTCGAGGAGGACGACCATGAAGGACACGGGAGTCACCAAATAGAGGACCCAGAGGAGGACGGCCACGAAGGACACGGGAGCCACCAAATAGAGGACCCAGAGGAGGACGGCCACGAAGGACACGGGAGCCACCAAATAGAGGACCCAGAGGAGGACGGCCACGAAGGACACGGGAGCCACCAAATAGAGGACACAGAGGAGGACGGCCACGAAGGACACGGGAGCCACCAAATAGAGGACACAGAGGAGGACGGCCACGAAGGACACGGGAGCCACCAAAAGGAGGACCCAGAGGAGGACGGCCATGGAGGACATGGGAGCCACCATGATGAGAGCTTGGAGAAGCAGGAACTACTTCCTGCTGGCCACAGGCACAGTGCTGGCACCTACCACCAGGCAGCCATAGTCACTGACTCAG AAACCTGCTCTCGGATTGGCAGAGAGTTGCTGGCGTCCGGTGGCAACGTGGTCGATGCTGGCATTGCTGCCGCGTTCTGTCTGGCTGTTGTCCACCCGCACAGCACCAGCCTCG GCGGGATCTTCTCTTCCATATATTACAACGGGACTTCGTATACCGCCTCGGCCCTGAACGCCATTCCTAGAGAAGCCTCCCCCACCGCACACGGAATACCCCACGTGCTCCAGGGCCTGCGCGAGCTGCACCGGCAGTATGGGCAGAAGCCGTGGGCGCAGCTGACCGGCGCCGCCATTCGCCTGGCAAAGCAGGGCTTTCTCGTGGATGCTGCGCTTGCTGCCGCTCTGGAGGGGAAGCGTCACGCCGTGCTGTCCTCCGTCGGACTCTGCAGTCTCTTCTGCGAGTCCGATAACCGCGTCAAAGGCGTAGGAGCCACAGTGAGGAACCCGAAGCTCGGGGACATTCTGGAGCAGGTCGCCACCTCGATGACCGACTCGTCGCTCCCAGGCAGTCTTATTCAGAGCCTGGCTGGTGACATTCCCGAGACAGACAGGGAGGCGTTCATGAAAGCACTCTCTAAAAACAACCTGAGGACAGAGGACCCCGTGACGCTTCACTTTCAAGAGATGACGCTGTACTCCACCCCAGGCCCCACTGCCGGTACCATCCTAACCGAGACTCTGAAAGAGACCTACCGGCAAATGGCCTTGCTGGAAAATTCAACCACCGTCCACCAGGATTATCAGGTTCTGCTCAATGCTTCCATGGCCACGTACAACAAAGCTGGTGGCAGCCCCAGAGGGTCTTCAGGAAGCCCCGACACTGGGCGTCCAGCACCCGTAGGCAGCAATGTCGTCGTGGCAGATGAACGTGGCGCAGTCTTCGTGATGTCTCTGACGATAAACAGCACCTTCGGCTCCGGCTTCATCTCTCCCTCCACAGGAATACTACTGAGTGACTTTGCGTGTGCTTCCCAGCCCTCCCCACCCTCCAGTCTCACGTTCTGGGCTTGCCCCTCAGTGCTGTTTCATGCGGCAGAGGAGGATGTGATGGGGTTGGGGGCCACCGGGGGCAGCTCGGTACCTTTCTCTGCGGCCCAAGTTATCTTTACCCATCTCGTCCTGCAGAAGGAACTTTCCGTCGCGGTCCAAGGGCCGCCGGTGGATGGGATTCAGGGTAATGCTGGCGGCTGGTATGAGTATTTCGGACTGGCAGAAAGGAGGGCGGAGTCACATGGTGGGGAATACCCAATGGCTGTGGTGGCGGCAGAAGTCCACGCGGAGCACGTTCATGTCGCCAAGTCCCACGGCCATTGTTGCTTTCCCGATGGGCTGTAA
- the LOC128467330 gene encoding beta-1,3-galactosyltransferase 5-like produces MALKRAWCLRFMLCVSSFLCLILLWSQLSPLFGEDRFHLTRPVSSSPKEGVDFSLLFSEDLGEPQCQDHSVLLILVTSHPSHIEQRKAIRKTWASPMEGAAYPWQVVFLIGRTLDAELDWHIHKEDAEHRDILMGNYVDTYRNLSLKVMHGMKWVADRCHPQYILKTDDDCFVNTDRLPASLALHSPAKTGLYVGSVFPREKRKVIRDPSSKWYVSQHIFPPDIYPPYASGIGYILSLDAVISVLKMAEGTPPIPVEDAYIGILAERAGISLLSSSRFTKYNMKWSVCNYRYLMVIHRVSPGDQELAQKNVLRARTECTRKAEVAHWH; encoded by the coding sequence ATGGCCCTGAAACGCGCATGGTGCCTCAGATTCATGCTCTGCGTGAGCTCTTTCCTGTGCCTGATCCTGCTCTGGTCCCAGCTGTCTCCATTGTTTGGAGAAGACAGATTCCATCTAACTCGCCCCGTCTCGTCCTCACCTAAAGAAGGAGTTGATTTCTCACTTTTGTTCTCAGAAGACCTTGGAGAGCCGCAGTGTCAGGATCACTCAGTCCTGCTCATCTTAGTGACTTCACATCCAAGTCACATAGAGCAGAGGAAGGCCATAAGGAAGACCTGGGCTTCACCCATGGAAGGAGCTGCATATCCTTGGCAGGTGGTCTTTCTGATCGGGCGCACTTTAGATGCAGAATTGGACTGGCACATTCACAAAGAGGATGCCGAGCATCGAGACATCCTCATGGGCAACTATGTGGACACCTACCGGAACCTAAGCCTGAAAGTGATGCATGGCATGAAGTGGGTAGCAGACAGATGCCACCCACAATACATTCTTAAGACAGACGATGACTGCTTTGTCAACACTGACCGTCTGCCGGCATCCTTGGCCCTCCATAGCCCGGCCAAAACAGGTCTCTACGTTGGCTCGGTTTTTCCTAGGGAGAAACGTAAAGTTATCCGGGATCCGTCTAGCAAGTGGTATGTTTCTCAGCACATTTTCCCACCGGATATATACCCTCCTTATGCCAGCGGAATCGGCTACATCTTGTCTTTGGATGCAGTTATATCAGTGTTGAAAATGGCAGAAGGCACCCCTCCCATCCCGGTGGAAGACGCTTATATTGGGATTTTAGCTGAGCGAGCCGGGATCAGCCTCCTTTCCAGCTCTCGATTCACCAAATACAACATGAAGTGGTCTGTTTGCAACTACCGTTACCTAATGGTAATTCATCGGGTATCTCCAGGGGATCAGGAACTGGCCCAGAAAAACGTCCTGCGGGCGAGAACCGAGTGCACGCGCAAGGCGGAGGTGGCTCACTGGCACTGA